A single Desulfurobacterium sp. TC5-1 DNA region contains:
- a CDS encoding universal stress protein, protein MGFRKLLVAVDNFSASFGAFKKAVEIAREEKIPLTVVNVEEAIPLLPAEKMLEAPPDHFVTDDPLKLAEIYARKHGIEVKTVKKTGPIAGGILETAEEEDADLIILGDSGIKGMEKLYLGSIAQAVVENSKRPVLIVRKGWMNIEDILSLAKSLGKEERKEEIPCKYDPALVKENFKSMGTLFFILCVIYFFAAIITSKPFKNIAALEIAGLPFGIWSGIFLVISGIILTRIYINKQIGGETQ, encoded by the coding sequence ATGGGGTTCCGAAAACTCCTTGTAGCCGTGGACAATTTCTCCGCTTCATTCGGTGCATTTAAAAAAGCGGTGGAAATTGCACGGGAAGAGAAAATCCCGCTTACAGTTGTGAATGTTGAAGAGGCAATTCCTCTCCTTCCAGCGGAAAAGATGCTTGAAGCACCGCCAGACCACTTTGTAACGGATGATCCCTTAAAACTGGCAGAAATCTACGCCAGAAAACACGGCATAGAAGTAAAAACTGTCAAGAAAACAGGTCCAATAGCCGGAGGAATTTTAGAAACAGCTGAGGAAGAGGATGCAGACCTTATAATCCTTGGCGATTCCGGTATTAAAGGCATGGAAAAACTATACCTGGGAAGCATTGCTCAAGCAGTAGTTGAAAATTCTAAAAGACCTGTTCTCATCGTAAGAAAGGGGTGGATGAACATTGAGGACATACTGAGCCTTGCAAAAAGTCTTGGTAAAGAGGAAAGAAAAGAGGAAATTCCCTGTAAATATGACCCTGCTCTTGTTAAAGAGAATTTTAAATCAATGGGAACGCTCTTTTTCATCCTCTGCGTTATCTACTTTTTTGCAGCCATAATAACATCAAAACCGTTTAAAAACATCGCCGCTCTTGAGATTGCAGGACTTCCATTCGGAATATGGTCAGGCATATTTCTTGTAATTTCCGGAATCATATTAACCCGAATATACATAAACAAACAAATTGGAGGTGAGACACAATGA
- a CDS encoding cation acetate symporter, translating into MTYPIAFIIVAISVLVSIYVSFYFRKHTRTSSSFFVAGGEIPWKINGMAMFGDYCSAASFLGVAGAIAIMGIDGWWLALGFFATWMAVLFLVAGPLKNAGKFTVADVIGTRFGQDKNIRTISMIITLVLSALYLVPQIVGAGHLFRLLLGWEYLTTVIVSGVLITVLVVLGGMKGTTFNQAIQGVVLLGAMLLLLIAASVMFFKGNPFGIVKAAKEIVPPVVAAKQAPELVKNASNAHEAIKTVRAALSGAPSGLTPGVGLRDFWNHLSLILGLFFGVLGLPHILIRFYTVKSAKAAQRSIEFTIWGLAIFYTAVLFVGLAIMYILYPDLVTLVATGKKGIATNMAVPMLGQKLGGELFLGLIAAGALAAMLSTCTGLLITATTSIAHDLYASILRPDSTDEQRVSFAKKAVFILSGISLLLAIWLKNQNVGMLVGMSFGIAASTFAPALVLTVWWKGLTRQGIIAGMWVGLAVSLLFTFARFFKLKTFLGLPVLVNPALYSIPVALLVFIIVSLTTKDKGKVEEFMAIAHCKK; encoded by the coding sequence ATGACATATCCAATAGCATTCATAATAGTAGCTATAAGTGTCCTTGTCTCCATATACGTAAGCTTCTATTTCAGAAAACACACAAGGACATCAAGCTCGTTTTTTGTAGCTGGTGGGGAAATTCCCTGGAAAATCAACGGAATGGCAATGTTCGGCGACTACTGCAGTGCTGCAAGCTTCCTTGGTGTCGCCGGCGCCATAGCTATAATGGGAATAGATGGGTGGTGGCTCGCCCTGGGATTCTTCGCTACATGGATGGCAGTTCTGTTCCTCGTTGCAGGACCCCTTAAAAATGCAGGTAAATTCACCGTTGCAGATGTCATAGGAACACGTTTCGGTCAGGATAAAAACATAAGAACTATTTCAATGATAATAACACTTGTTCTCTCAGCTTTATATCTTGTGCCCCAGATAGTCGGAGCAGGACACCTTTTCAGACTCCTTTTAGGCTGGGAATATCTAACCACCGTTATCGTATCCGGCGTTTTAATAACAGTTTTAGTTGTTCTTGGTGGAATGAAAGGAACAACATTCAACCAGGCTATCCAGGGTGTCGTTCTCCTTGGTGCAATGCTACTCCTGCTGATTGCAGCATCTGTCATGTTCTTTAAAGGAAATCCCTTCGGAATTGTTAAAGCAGCAAAAGAGATAGTGCCGCCAGTTGTTGCCGCAAAACAGGCACCGGAGCTTGTTAAAAATGCAAGCAATGCCCACGAAGCCATAAAAACTGTAAGAGCTGCCCTTTCCGGCGCACCTTCAGGATTAACGCCCGGCGTTGGACTTAGAGATTTCTGGAACCATTTGAGTCTTATTCTCGGACTTTTCTTCGGGGTTCTCGGACTTCCGCATATTCTCATCAGATTTTACACCGTTAAAAGTGCAAAAGCTGCCCAACGAAGCATCGAATTCACCATATGGGGACTCGCAATCTTCTACACTGCTGTTCTCTTTGTGGGACTTGCAATCATGTACATCCTGTATCCAGACCTTGTAACCTTAGTTGCAACCGGAAAAAAAGGGATAGCAACAAACATGGCAGTTCCAATGCTTGGTCAGAAATTAGGCGGTGAACTGTTCTTAGGACTTATAGCGGCCGGTGCCTTAGCAGCAATGCTCAGTACCTGTACAGGACTTCTCATCACCGCTACAACAAGCATTGCCCACGACCTTTACGCCTCCATACTCAGGCCCGACAGCACGGACGAACAGAGGGTCTCTTTTGCTAAAAAAGCGGTATTTATTCTCTCTGGAATATCCCTCCTGCTTGCAATATGGCTTAAAAACCAAAACGTCGGGATGTTAGTGGGAATGAGCTTTGGAATTGCAGCAAGTACATTTGCACCTGCCCTTGTTCTTACCGTATGGTGGAAAGGACTAACAAGACAGGGAATCATCGCTGGCATGTGGGTCGGTCTTGCAGTTTCCCTTCTGTTCACGTTCGCAAGATTTTTTAAATTAAAAACTTTCTTGGGACTTCCCGTTCTCGTCAATCCTGCCCTCTATAGCATTCCCGTTGCTCTACTTGTATTTATCATCGTGAGCCTCACCACAAAAGATAAAGGAAAAGTTGAAGAGTTTATGGCCATAGCCCACTGTAAAAAATAA
- a CDS encoding radical SAM protein encodes MAVNLEYIFDNDTVGLGCFSYLPGEFVWACTNECNLECKHCSIESGHGRKWADELTTEEAKSLIMDIWEHFGPVKFAITGGEPLLREDIYDIIKFAFENTRMQLVMATNGTLLNKENIKKLLDAGMWRVGVSIDGVGEKHDEIRGLQGCFETVYQNLKLAKKMGLRFQFHTTVSKLNKDEIPAIIDLAEELGTYRIYFVFLITTGRGKNLPDLTPEEAKEVFEYIYERQKTSNVWLKPICAPCYTTWLKDKMTEEYKAGKINVFPRVKPIGCPAGITRFHILPNGDVWPCAYVPMKVGNIREKKLSRIAIDTPDFKAIKLARGFNPDVYGFDEIKNPAKLEELKEAFKKEYGYEPELGGICRDCEYKQECGGCRARGYAKTGSFLGEDIMCPLKNVEEK; translated from the coding sequence ATGGCTGTAAACCTTGAGTATATCTTTGACAACGATACTGTAGGATTAGGATGTTTTTCCTATCTGCCTGGAGAATTTGTCTGGGCGTGTACAAACGAATGTAACCTTGAGTGCAAACACTGCTCAATAGAATCAGGCCACGGCAGAAAATGGGCTGATGAACTCACAACTGAAGAAGCAAAATCCCTGATCATGGATATCTGGGAACATTTTGGTCCTGTTAAATTTGCAATAACCGGTGGTGAACCTCTACTCAGAGAAGATATCTACGACATCATAAAGTTTGCCTTTGAAAACACAAGAATGCAGCTTGTCATGGCTACAAACGGAACGCTTCTTAACAAAGAAAACATTAAAAAGCTCCTCGATGCCGGTATGTGGCGTGTTGGTGTTTCCATTGACGGCGTCGGTGAAAAACATGACGAAATCAGGGGACTTCAGGGCTGTTTTGAAACGGTGTATCAAAATCTCAAGCTTGCCAAGAAAATGGGATTGAGATTCCAGTTTCATACGACGGTCTCAAAACTTAACAAAGATGAAATTCCGGCAATCATAGACCTTGCTGAAGAACTGGGCACTTACAGAATATATTTCGTATTCTTAATAACAACAGGTAGAGGCAAAAACCTTCCCGATCTGACACCTGAAGAGGCAAAAGAGGTGTTTGAATACATCTATGAAAGGCAGAAAACGTCAAACGTATGGTTAAAACCTATCTGTGCTCCGTGTTATACAACATGGCTAAAAGATAAAATGACAGAAGAGTATAAAGCCGGAAAGATAAATGTATTTCCGAGGGTAAAGCCCATAGGATGCCCTGCTGGAATTACGAGATTCCATATACTTCCAAACGGTGACGTGTGGCCGTGCGCTTACGTTCCCATGAAGGTAGGAAACATAAGAGAGAAAAAACTCAGCCGTATAGCCATAGACACACCCGACTTTAAAGCAATAAAATTGGCAAGGGGCTTCAACCCTGATGTTTACGGTTTTGATGAAATCAAAAATCCTGCCAAACTTGAAGAGCTCAAAGAAGCATTTAAGAAAGAGTATGGATACGAGCCAGAGCTTGGCGGAATATGCAGAGATTGTGAGTATAAACAGGAATGCGGTGGATGCAGAGCAAGAGGTTATGCAAAAACGGGAAGTTTCCTCGGTGAAGATATAATGTGCCCTCTGAAAAACGTAGAGGAGAAGTGA
- a CDS encoding radical SAM protein, which produces MYDLKLSITRACNLKCKYCHYITNVDKHVLPASFWKDVLDQYKNLDLEKYGLFADGKKVTITGGEATLHPEFWEIFEYAKKLGFYVSLPTNGTYLTDELVKKFKDYGADDIIIAIDGNRENHDFLRGKGNFDLAVKGAELVKKYGIPLRITTCMSKYNYKDLPFVTELSHQLGAEILIIFHYVELGRGEIELPHSEMSLDEIAESMRTIYELQCKYKDIALCTTTIPHYWAVLKKMEEKGSFVPPYYYKVFPGCRAVKDFVYVTSDGSVFPCPLIQKAIGNLQKTKLHKIFESEGAKIYADRNYFKECVSCKYKELCGGCKVRENSLCPELIERIEDICTDLSC; this is translated from the coding sequence ATGTACGATTTGAAATTATCAATAACACGAGCCTGTAATCTCAAATGTAAGTACTGTCATTACATTACAAATGTTGACAAACACGTCCTTCCCGCCTCCTTCTGGAAGGACGTCCTTGACCAGTATAAGAATCTCGACCTTGAAAAATACGGTCTATTTGCCGACGGGAAAAAAGTGACGATAACAGGCGGTGAAGCGACCCTACATCCTGAATTCTGGGAAATCTTTGAATATGCCAAAAAACTTGGATTCTACGTTTCACTGCCTACAAACGGCACATACCTTACGGACGAACTGGTCAAAAAGTTCAAAGACTACGGTGCAGACGACATAATCATAGCCATAGATGGAAATAGGGAAAACCACGACTTCCTGAGAGGAAAAGGAAATTTTGACCTTGCAGTGAAAGGTGCTGAACTCGTTAAAAAATACGGTATACCACTTAGAATCACAACATGCATGTCAAAGTACAACTATAAAGACCTCCCTTTTGTAACGGAGCTGAGTCATCAGCTCGGCGCCGAAATCCTCATCATCTTCCACTACGTTGAACTTGGAAGAGGTGAAATCGAGCTACCTCATTCTGAAATGAGTCTTGATGAAATTGCCGAATCGATGAGAACTATATACGAACTCCAGTGCAAGTATAAAGATATTGCCCTCTGTACAACAACAATTCCCCACTACTGGGCCGTTCTTAAAAAAATGGAAGAAAAAGGCTCTTTCGTCCCGCCTTATTACTACAAGGTGTTCCCGGGATGCAGAGCCGTTAAAGATTTTGTTTATGTAACAAGCGACGGTTCAGTCTTCCCGTGTCCGTTAATACAGAAAGCCATAGGTAACCTTCAAAAAACAAAACTGCACAAAATCTTTGAAAGTGAAGGTGCTAAAATATACGCAGACAGAAACTACTTCAAAGAGTGCGTTTCCTGCAAATACAAAGAACTGTGCGGCGGATGTAAAGTAAGAGAAAATTCTCTCTGTCCAGAGCTCATAGAAAGAATAGAAGATATTTGCACAGACCTTTCCTGTTAA
- a CDS encoding pyridoxal-phosphate dependent enzyme, translated as MTVQRILMSSFVENSPFVEEFFGRKNISVLLSGFFEKFGAKCPTGSFKDYITGLTLYFRRKKELVVVSAGNVARAFFYKASVLKRPLTIVLPEYALEGLKISVPPSKTVTIYAIKGEYNDAIDFSRELVAKNPEKYEHEGGLSNEWRIKGLYRLFRRLPQFDIYFQAVSGGVGPMSIYETAKATKKSLPKLFLSQNLPYAPVLSAVQGEKVPEPEIAEKILAKVLSNAKTNIPLLSKLIRESNGKIYGITNEELLSAKKAFEAFTEDEIDYSCGVTVASVLKAIKNGDVKENEKIVVHITGGGYSKVKKYPPYEEQVIHI; from the coding sequence ATGACCGTCCAACGAATTCTGATGTCTTCTTTCGTTGAAAATTCACCTTTCGTAGAAGAATTTTTTGGAAGGAAAAACATAAGTGTTTTGCTTTCAGGCTTTTTTGAAAAATTTGGCGCAAAATGTCCAACAGGTTCATTTAAAGACTACATAACAGGTTTAACTTTATACTTTCGTAGAAAGAAAGAGTTAGTTGTTGTATCTGCAGGTAACGTAGCAAGAGCATTCTTCTACAAAGCATCTGTCCTCAAAAGGCCCTTAACCATCGTTCTGCCTGAATATGCTTTAGAAGGACTAAAAATCTCCGTACCACCTTCAAAAACTGTAACAATATACGCAATAAAAGGCGAATACAATGACGCCATTGACTTCTCAAGAGAATTAGTGGCTAAAAATCCCGAAAAGTACGAGCACGAAGGGGGCCTTTCCAATGAATGGCGAATAAAAGGCCTCTACAGACTTTTCAGAAGACTTCCACAGTTTGATATCTACTTTCAGGCTGTATCCGGTGGCGTAGGTCCTATGAGCATATATGAAACAGCAAAAGCCACCAAGAAATCTTTGCCAAAACTTTTCCTATCACAAAACCTTCCATACGCACCTGTTCTTTCCGCCGTACAAGGAGAAAAGGTGCCTGAACCGGAAATTGCAGAAAAGATACTGGCAAAGGTTCTCAGTAATGCAAAAACAAACATTCCTCTACTGTCTAAATTGATACGAGAAAGCAACGGAAAAATTTACGGAATAACAAACGAAGAACTACTATCAGCGAAAAAGGCTTTCGAAGCGTTTACAGAGGACGAAATAGACTATTCCTGCGGTGTAACTGTTGCAAGCGTATTGAAAGCGATAAAAAATGGAGACGTAAAAGAAAACGAAAAGATCGTTGTTCACATAACGGGCGGTGGATACTCAAAAGTTAAAAAATATCCCCCCTACGAAGAACAGGTGATTCATATTTAA
- a CDS encoding type II secretion system F family protein, with product MAVFEYKAYDSSGKEVKGKEEALSEEQLRQILEKQGLIPFEIVPAGKVKRKRFSFSVGKKISDSDISLILYEMGTLFDRGIHITDVFEILANQFRGTELEEVFLLSRSKVAEGMSVGEAMREAGIFPDFVVEMVLAGEESGALGKVLISASKFLERETDFKEKIKGALTYPAIVVVIGFISMIVVMKVAVPKIVKIYTQFNEEIPLSTRIIMGFSSVLSLLFKLLIPAGILILLFKEKIFTRQGMDRLKLKIPLFRNIQLFSIYSSWAGTLSILLSGGLTLDEAVVVANKTISNSIIVEKFKKLPEWIREGKRMSEFLSRSKALPDAAVRLVVIGEETGELEEMLSLVSSIYRKETEKLINRFITLLEPATLLVLAVFVAFFVFATILPIFNLSVR from the coding sequence ATGGCGGTTTTTGAGTATAAAGCTTACGATTCAAGCGGAAAAGAGGTAAAGGGAAAAGAAGAAGCTCTTTCAGAAGAGCAGTTGAGGCAGATTCTCGAGAAGCAGGGATTGATTCCTTTTGAAATAGTGCCAGCTGGGAAGGTAAAGAGAAAGCGTTTCTCTTTCTCCGTGGGAAAGAAAATTTCCGATTCCGATATCTCACTTATCCTATATGAAATGGGAACCCTTTTTGACAGGGGGATTCACATAACCGATGTTTTTGAAATTCTTGCCAATCAGTTTAGAGGGACGGAGCTTGAAGAAGTTTTTCTTTTATCCCGTTCAAAAGTTGCCGAAGGTATGTCTGTTGGGGAAGCTATGAGAGAGGCAGGCATATTTCCTGATTTTGTTGTTGAGATGGTGCTTGCAGGAGAAGAGTCGGGAGCTCTGGGGAAAGTTCTTATTTCAGCTTCAAAGTTTTTGGAAAGGGAAACTGATTTTAAAGAAAAGATAAAAGGTGCCCTGACCTATCCTGCTATCGTTGTTGTTATAGGCTTCATCTCAATGATTGTTGTGATGAAAGTTGCTGTGCCAAAAATAGTTAAAATTTACACCCAGTTTAACGAGGAAATTCCTCTATCGACAAGGATTATTATGGGATTTTCTTCTGTTCTATCCCTTCTTTTTAAGCTTTTGATTCCGGCTGGAATTTTAATTTTACTCTTTAAGGAAAAAATCTTTACAAGACAGGGAATGGATAGATTGAAATTAAAAATTCCCCTTTTTAGAAACATTCAACTTTTTTCTATCTACAGCTCCTGGGCAGGTACTCTCTCCATTCTCCTTTCAGGCGGTTTGACACTTGATGAAGCCGTAGTGGTGGCAAACAAGACAATAAGCAACTCTATTATTGTTGAAAAGTTTAAAAAACTTCCTGAGTGGATAAGGGAAGGTAAGCGGATGTCTGAGTTTTTGAGCAGAAGCAAAGCGCTTCCCGATGCAGCGGTGCGGCTTGTTGTTATTGGTGAAGAGACGGGAGAACTTGAAGAGATGCTTTCACTTGTAAGCTCAATTTACAGGAAAGAAACGGAAAAACTGATAAATAGGTTTATAACACTCCTTGAACCGGCCACGTTGCTTGTTCTTGCCGTTTTTGTGGCGTTTTTCGTTTTTGCAACGATTCTGCCGATATTTAACCTTTCTGTGAGGTGA
- a CDS encoding GspE/PulE family protein → MKADLPVDFMRRYFILPDGEGRFFITENTPFFIVEDLRFTFGKVETVLVDEETFNEKMEDYISSLESRLEEGEEAEGAIFEDLLAGSDAPIIQLLNTIFLKAIKVGASDIHFEPYERDVIVKFRLDGVLHEVTRIPFSSYPKVVSRVKVISRLNVAEKRLPQDGRIKVRIGKKQIDMRVSTLPTVFGERVVIRLLDRSHKLLTLKELGFSDRDHAVFEDVITKPHGLILVTGPTGSGKTTTLYAAIQRIWTPEKNILTVEDPVEYQMEGINQVQVNPKIGLTFAAGLRSILRQDPDVIMIGEIRDLETAEIAVRASMTGHLVFSTLHTNDAPSSIARLTDMGVEPFLVASSLECVLAQRLVRRVCSHCAFEYEPTEEELKTIHSVLGDVNVVRLKRGKGCERCLGTGYSGRIAIYQVMKIDEEMRALISRTSDTEKIRELAKKRGMRTLLEDGMEKVLSGITTVEEVLQVARD, encoded by the coding sequence GTGAAGGCTGATCTTCCAGTGGATTTTATGAGGCGCTATTTTATCCTTCCTGACGGTGAAGGAAGATTTTTCATAACCGAAAATACACCCTTTTTCATTGTTGAAGACCTGAGGTTCACTTTCGGAAAAGTCGAGACGGTTCTTGTTGATGAAGAAACCTTTAACGAAAAGATGGAAGATTACATCTCTTCTTTAGAGAGCCGTCTTGAGGAGGGAGAAGAGGCTGAAGGAGCGATATTTGAAGATTTGCTTGCAGGTTCTGACGCTCCGATTATTCAGCTTCTAAACACGATATTTTTAAAAGCCATAAAGGTTGGTGCCAGCGATATTCACTTTGAACCTTACGAAAGGGATGTGATTGTTAAGTTTCGTCTTGACGGTGTTCTTCATGAAGTTACGAGAATTCCCTTTTCAAGTTATCCGAAAGTTGTTTCAAGGGTAAAGGTTATTTCCCGCCTCAATGTGGCTGAGAAACGACTTCCACAGGACGGCCGTATAAAGGTGAGGATTGGTAAAAAGCAGATAGATATGAGGGTTTCAACCCTGCCTACCGTTTTTGGAGAGAGAGTCGTTATAAGGCTTCTTGACCGTTCCCATAAGCTGCTTACGCTGAAAGAGCTGGGATTTTCAGACAGGGACCACGCTGTATTTGAGGATGTTATTACAAAGCCTCATGGACTTATCCTCGTTACAGGTCCCACCGGTTCAGGTAAGACGACAACACTTTATGCTGCCATCCAGAGAATATGGACGCCGGAAAAAAACATTCTGACGGTAGAGGATCCGGTTGAGTATCAGATGGAAGGGATAAATCAGGTGCAGGTTAATCCCAAGATAGGTTTAACCTTTGCTGCCGGTTTGAGAAGCATCTTGAGGCAGGATCCCGACGTTATCATGATAGGAGAAATAAGAGACCTTGAAACTGCCGAGATAGCTGTTCGGGCTTCCATGACGGGGCATCTTGTTTTTTCTACCCTGCATACGAATGATGCCCCTTCCTCTATTGCCCGTTTAACTGACATGGGGGTTGAACCGTTCCTTGTTGCATCTTCCCTTGAGTGTGTTCTTGCCCAGAGACTTGTAAGAAGGGTTTGTTCCCACTGTGCTTTTGAGTATGAACCAACAGAAGAGGAACTTAAAACCATTCACAGTGTTTTAGGGGATGTTAACGTTGTAAGATTGAAGCGTGGAAAGGGCTGCGAAAGGTGTCTTGGCACGGGTTACAGCGGCAGGATTGCCATATATCAGGTTATGAAGATAGATGAGGAGATGAGGGCCCTCATTTCGAGGACCTCAGATACTGAAAAGATAAGGGAACTTGCTAAAAAGAGAGGTATGAGAACGCTACTTGAGGATGGAATGGAGAAGGTTTTATCGGGAATAACAACAGTAGAAGAAGTTCTTCAGGTGGCAAGGGATTAG
- the gspD gene encoding type II secretion system secretin GspD has protein sequence MKSGRLFLALLFSVTLFNISSFAAQEVNPQISVLLQNIDEIKKSREITLNFRDIDVRDLTYLVSQITGKNIVVPSNLSGKVTLIFSKPVSIGDFWNIYTAILKTRGFTIVDRGKFYEIIPLTRAKDETPPLEKKLSSGSMLVTYVYRFKNGDVTNVERILGRFRGRRGNLLFYRPTNMVIITDTAENIRNFEAVLKLIDSAEKGTEVKVYPLNYAKASEVATALKTIYASMAKRGVPFTSFSVNSENSLVVNARKDLIPEIDRIIKELDRPASVGKERTFHVIYLKNSKADDLADTLGKLVKSIAIYSESPKKKGKVVPLPSSKDLIKIVPDTSLNALIVYANDKEYKAIENLVSQLDRKRKQVLVSVFIAEVSQKAMKEIGIKWQIFGKNGGAAFRGGLSDADFYSSVGLSNFAAGFLSSSGQTVNIGGTNVFFPNLLALFSLLESGTGFNVISAPKIFTINNKEATIDVSQVTPFAESVKFDVNGNPIINYSYKPVGLVLKITPHISVDKSVVMETHLEVNDVIGYEKPDIGGIQYVVPITSKRELDTTIKVPDGKTIVLGGLISKRTIKTMEGVPLLSSIPVVGNLFKYNSEDTEKTNLFIFMTPYVVETPDEIAKITEWHKKMSELFIKYQKEHKGNIKGND, from the coding sequence ATGAAATCAGGTAGGTTATTTTTAGCGTTGCTTTTTTCTGTTACTCTGTTTAATATTTCTTCTTTTGCCGCACAGGAGGTAAATCCGCAAATTTCTGTTCTTCTTCAAAACATTGACGAGATAAAGAAGAGCCGTGAAATTACTCTTAACTTTAGGGATATTGACGTTAGGGACTTAACATACCTTGTCTCTCAGATTACCGGGAAGAATATTGTCGTTCCATCAAATTTGAGCGGAAAGGTTACTCTCATTTTTTCAAAACCTGTTTCTATCGGTGATTTCTGGAACATCTACACGGCTATTTTGAAAACGAGGGGTTTTACAATCGTTGATAGAGGGAAGTTTTATGAAATTATTCCTCTTACGAGAGCAAAAGATGAAACGCCGCCTCTTGAAAAGAAGCTCTCTTCTGGCAGTATGCTTGTCACCTACGTTTACCGGTTCAAAAACGGTGATGTTACAAATGTTGAGAGGATACTTGGCCGTTTCAGGGGAAGAAGGGGAAATCTTCTTTTCTACAGACCCACAAACATGGTGATAATAACCGATACGGCAGAGAACATCAGAAACTTTGAGGCTGTTTTAAAACTCATAGATTCTGCTGAGAAAGGTACGGAAGTTAAAGTCTATCCGCTTAACTATGCAAAGGCGTCAGAAGTTGCCACGGCACTTAAAACCATCTACGCTTCAATGGCAAAGAGAGGTGTTCCGTTTACCTCTTTTTCCGTCAACTCTGAAAACAGCCTTGTTGTGAATGCGAGAAAGGATTTGATTCCAGAGATAGACAGAATTATTAAGGAACTTGATAGGCCTGCTTCTGTAGGCAAAGAGAGAACCTTTCACGTTATCTATCTTAAAAATTCAAAGGCAGACGACCTTGCCGATACACTTGGTAAGCTTGTTAAAAGCATTGCTATTTATTCGGAATCTCCTAAAAAGAAGGGAAAAGTGGTGCCTCTTCCCTCTTCAAAGGATTTAATAAAGATTGTTCCCGATACCTCTTTAAACGCTTTGATAGTTTACGCTAACGATAAAGAGTACAAGGCGATAGAGAATCTTGTTTCACAGCTTGACAGAAAGAGAAAACAGGTACTTGTTTCTGTCTTTATCGCCGAAGTTTCTCAGAAGGCGATGAAAGAGATAGGCATAAAGTGGCAGATTTTTGGTAAGAACGGTGGAGCTGCTTTCAGGGGAGGGCTTTCCGATGCTGATTTTTATTCATCGGTTGGTTTGAGTAATTTTGCAGCGGGATTTTTAAGTTCAAGCGGTCAGACTGTAAACATCGGAGGGACAAATGTTTTCTTTCCAAATCTTCTTGCCCTGTTTTCTCTACTTGAATCCGGAACCGGATTTAATGTTATTTCAGCACCGAAGATATTTACGATTAACAATAAGGAAGCAACAATAGATGTATCTCAGGTAACGCCGTTTGCAGAGAGCGTTAAGTTTGATGTTAATGGTAACCCAATAATAAATTACTCTTACAAACCCGTAGGGCTTGTTTTAAAGATTACGCCTCATATATCCGTTGACAAATCCGTCGTTATGGAAACACACCTTGAAGTTAATGATGTTATCGGTTACGAAAAGCCGGACATAGGAGGTATTCAGTACGTTGTTCCAATAACTTCAAAGAGGGAACTTGACACAACGATAAAGGTACCTGACGGAAAAACCATCGTTCTTGGCGGTTTGATTTCAAAGAGAACGATAAAGACGATGGAAGGCGTTCCGCTGCTCTCTTCCATACCTGTTGTGGGAAATCTTTTTAAATACAACTCTGAAGATACGGAGAAAACGAATCTCTTTATCTTTATGACTCCTTATGTTGTTGAAACGCCGGATGAGATTGCAAAGATAACAGAGTGGCACAAAAAGATGAGCGAACTGTTCATTAAATACCAGAAGGAACATAAGGGAAATATAAAGGGAAACGATTGA